A window of Microtus pennsylvanicus isolate mMicPen1 unplaced genomic scaffold, mMicPen1.hap1 Scaffold_53, whole genome shotgun sequence contains these coding sequences:
- the LOC142842314 gene encoding olfactory receptor 4B13-like, with product MAKTNNVTELIITGLFQDAKVQKVCFVLFLPVYLATVLGNGLIVVTVNISKSLRSPMYIFLSSLSLVEICYSSTVVPKFITDLLVKIKTISLKGCLAQIFFFHLLGVAEILLLVVMAYDRYVAICKPLHYMNIMSRQVCHMLVAGSWLGGLIHSTIQILITIPLPFCGPNVIDHYFCDLQPLFKLACTDTFMEGVIVMANSGLISIISLLILVSSYITILVNLRNHSAEGRRKALSTCAAHITVVILFFGPASFLYLRPSSTFTEDKLVAVFYTVITPMLNPIIYTLRNAEVKNAIKKLWDKKSSEAE from the coding sequence ATGGCTAAGACAAATAACGTGACTGAACTGATCATCACTGGTCTTTTCCAGGATGCAAAGGTACAAAAGGTGTGCTTTGTACTGTTCCTTCCCGTGTACCTGGCCACAGTGCTGGGCAATGGCCTCATTGTTGTGACAGTCAACATCAGTAAGAGTCTGCGTTCTCCTATGTACATCTTCCTCAGCTCCTTGTCCCTGGTGGAGATCTGCTACTCCTCTACTGTTGTCCCTAAGTTCATCACTGACTTActtgtaaaaattaaaaccatctcTCTGAAGGGCTGCCTGGCTCAGATATTCTTCTTCCACCTTTTGGGGGTTGCTGAGATTCTTCTGCTTGTGGTgatggcctatgatcgctatgtggccatctgcaaaccTCTCCATTACATGAACATCATGAGTCGTCAAGTGTGTCACATGCTGGTAGCTGGCTCCTGGCTGGGGGGCCTCATTCACTCCACAATCCAGATCCTCATCACCATTCCATTGCCCTTCTGTGGTCCCAATGTAATTGACCACTACTTCTGTGACCTCCAGCCATTATTTAAACTTGCCTGCACTGACACCTTTATGGAAGGGGTTATCGTGATGGCCAACAGTGGTTTAATCTCTATTATCTCTCTCCTTATCTTGGTGTCCTCCTATATCACCATCCTTGTGAACTTGAGGAACCATTCTGCAGAGGGGAGGCGCAAGGCCCTCTCCACCTGTGCTGCCCACATTACAGTGGTCATCTTGTTCTTTGGACCTGCTAGCTTCCTTTATCTGAGACCTTCCTCTACATTTACTGAAGATAAGCTTGTGGCTGTGTTCTACACAGTCATCACCCCCATGCTGAACCCCATCATCTACACCCTTAGAAATGCAGAGGTGAAAAATGCCATAAAGAAGTTGTGGGACAAAAAGAGCTCAGAGGCAGAGTGA